The Tessaracoccus aquimaris sequence GATCTGATTGATGGCAGCGTCGAGGACAGCGGCATCCAGGTCATCTGCGAGAGCGATAAATCGCGCTATCCCTGCCAGATCATGGTTCTGAGGCTTCGTAATGGCCGGCACGAGGTCGCCATGCATCTGGCTGAGCCATTGGATTGCCGCGTCCCGATCGATGCCTGCGATGGCGCCTAGATCGGCGGTGAGTGTTCCCCATCCCGAGCCGGCTGGAGCGTGAGTCTCCACGCGAGCCCCTCTGCGGATCGAACGTATGGCGAGGTCTGGGTACTGCCTCACGAGCGCGGAAGGGAACGGCTCAATGTCCTTCTCATGCTCTTCGAGGAACCCGCGCACGACGCCGTTGCCCCGCTCTCCCCAGCTCAGATGGTGGAGCAGGTGCTCGATCGCGCCGAAAGGACGGCCTTCAGGCCATCCTTCCTCACGTGCCTCTTCGACGACACGCAAGAGCCAGTCCGTCGACAAGTTGCTGGCGATCTCGTCCGTAATGCCTGTCGACAGGTACGAGAGCCACGCGAGCAGCAGGTCGAGGTTGTGGAGTTGATACTTCTTCTTGCGTTCCAGCGAGAGAGCAGCGGCGGTCCAGTCAACCGCCTCCATCTCTGAGAGAACGGTCGCGGCTAGTTCACGAAGCCCAGGCTCGGTAGCTTCCATGAATGCCGTGCGAGCGGCGTCCGACTCGTGGGGCTCGCGTTCGTCATCATCATCATCGTCATCGCGTGCGGATGGTGCATCGGCGAGCATGGCTACGAGGATCATCGTGCCGAAGATCCAGTCTGAGAAGTTACTTGCCGCATCCGCGAGGTCATGTTCCATCGCGTCCCGAATCTCACCGGCGCAGGCCTCGAAGACCGTTCTGGCTGTGCGAGGGGCGATGGAGGCGAGCGCGTCGATGAGGTCGTACACCTCAAACGGGTGCGATCGCGAGTCCCTCTCCGACAGCCAACGTGTGAGGGCATCTGGGTCGACGCCGCTCTCAAACTCGTCGCTCCAGGCAAGGAGGTTTCCGCTCCGCCAGTCTGGGCAGAGTTCTTGGATGAGGTGGGTCCAGTCCATCGCCGACCAGCGGGTCCCCGCGACAGAAAGCCGTTTTGCAATCATTCTGGCCGCGGCGGCGCCCCGAATTCTCTCGTAAGCAGCTTCGTGATTTGAACGAAGCCCACTCAACATCCATCGGTAGCCGTTGACTTCTTCGGCTGCCACATACGGAAGCCACTGGATGATGCTGCTCGCAAGCTCATCGGCGGCTGGTTCGGGCAGTTTGAGCAGCCATTCGGAGGCCCAGAGGAGGTTCAGTGCGACGCCGCGGTCGCTACCAGGCGTCGCTGCGAGGCACTGGCGGAGAAGACTCTCGGAGACCTCCTGGTCGAGAATTGAGGTGGCCCACCGGTAGCGGTACGCGTCCATACGATCGAATACTCGAAAAAGCCAAAACTTGCCCGCAACTTCAACTTGGTTGTCGAGAAGGGCTGCACGAACGCCCGCTCGTACTGTGGCCCCGATCCCGTCGGCTTCGCGTTGTCCGAGATTCTGCAAGGCCCGCTCAGCGATCCGGATGTGTGCGGCCCGGACGCGGCCGTCATGTTCGCGGATGAGCTTCTCGTTAGTCAGAAGCAACAGTGCCCGGTCGATGCGATCCACTTGCGGTGCACCCTCCGGACCGAAGCGGGCGCTCGCCTGCTTCGCGGCCACAGAGGCAAGCTCCTCACGTGTAACGCCTGCGTCTCTCGACGTCATCTGAGCTGTGCAGATGAACGCGAGCACCAGGGCGGCGTCAACGTCCTCAACAGCCCGATCCAGTGCACCGACAATACGACGCTCGCCGCCTGACGCCACGAACATGTAGAGCCATGGCTCTGTAGCCGTGCGCGCCGCGAGGTCGAGACGTTGCTCAGGCGTATCCGAGAAGACGGACCATCGCACTCGGTCATCAAGTTGCGTCAGCAACGGGGCGACCATGTCAATGTTGGCTCGGCAGTACTGATCGAGAACTCTTACCGCCTGGGCCGCGAGAAGTGTCTCATCGTCCCGAGTCTCCAGCCGTTCTGTGGAAACCAAGAGGACAGCGTGCGTGTCATCCGCGGACGATTCAAAATCAGCGACCACTCCTCGCTCAATGGCTTGGGCGTCGTCGATCACCGCAAGCACGGGACCTTTCAGACGACGGAACTCTTCTACATCGACAGTTGAAGCAACGCCGGCTTGCTTCAGTTCAACAACCTTCCATCCCTCGCGGTTGAGCCGACGAGCAGCGTGGAATGCCGTGACAGATTTTCCCGTACCGCTAGACCCAGATAAGGTCGCGAACCGCGACGCGAGCAACCGCTCCGCGAGTCGCGGAGCAGCCGGCAGTTCAGGACACGCATCCACATCTGTCGGACGCAGACGCTCTCCCCTCAGCGCCGCCAGAAAGTTCCGACTTCGGAGGAACGTGACGTACTTCCACCCTCTTAGCGGGTCGACGGGCGCAAGTGCTGTAGCAAATGCCGCGAGTGCCCAATCAGCGGTGCCCACGATCGCTCCGTCGCCGGTGGCAGACGGTCCGACGCGGACAACAGGCCATCGCTCTTCCAGCGGTGCAAGCAACGATTCGACGACAGTCGCATCGCTGCCGCTGTAGCCGAGCACCATGAGTGTTCGCGGCCGATCCGAGAGTTCTATGACTCGGTCGAGTACCCCTGCGGGAACTTGGCCGTCCTCGTCCGGAAGCACCCAGTTTCCTTCCGGGTGGGCGGCGTCCCCGTGCGGCTTGTGCAGAAGGCCGGCGGGCAATCCGACTCCGTACATGCGCTCATGGGCTCGCTCGAGGCAGGTATCCCAGTTGTACGAGACCACCGCCTCGACGTGTCCGGTGTTGACGAGACGAGCAATGTCGAAGTGAGCGCTCGACGGTTCTCGGTCAGCATCGAGAGCAACAAAGGCTGATTGAAAGGACAGCCTGGCGGATGGAAACTCTCGAATAAGCTCCCACCCCACCTGGAGAGCCGCGGAGTCTGACGACAGAATTTCTTTCGCGCTTCCTGTGGCGCTCGTGCGTGCCCGCAACTCCGCGAGAGCGTCGGGAACATCTTCGATTGCCTGCCAGATAAGAGGCGGGAGCTGCGCTGTCATGGGGTAGCCACCGGCGGACAAGCCTGCGCCAACGACGACAAAGGCGCCGAAGGACCTAACCATTCCAACCGCGTGCGCGAGCTCTACGTCTCTCTGGACAGCGCTCGTTGCTCTAGCCATTCCCCTGAATTCTCTCGCGCGTACGATCAGAGATCCGCTGTCGGAGCTGCGCGCGAACCTCATCATGGATGGTCGTGGAAGTTTCCTCGGCCGTTTCAACGGAGACCACGAGCGCGTAGCGGACGGTCTTGCCTGCACGGAGCCGTTGGGCATCGTCCATGCATTCGACGTGGATGGGGAACGCGTCTCCGTCGCCGAAGACCATCGTTCGAGTCCCTTGGACGATCTCGTGCTGGAGACTCCCCCGCCTGACCGCGTTGTGCTCGGCGTCCGTTCGGTCTCCGCCGGCGAGGCTGGTATCGGGTGTCGCGAAGTAGACCTTGGCACCTCGATACCTTGTGAGCTGACCCACGGTCGGAACCATGTATGCGAGGGTGATCGTGAAGCGGTGCCACTCCGCTCGCGCGCGAAGGGACGGCGGCAGCGGCAAGTCGTACGTGTGGCGCTGGTTCCGCGCGATCAGTCCTCCGCCAACGAGTACAGCTCTGTTTGTTGCGGCGGTTCCGAGCCGGCTGGCGTCGAGCCGCCCATATCCGAGAAGCGCTGTCAGGCTCCGGCGGGCCTGCTGGTTGCTGAGTCCGAGTTCGCGGCGGAGTCTCGGTTCCCAGTCGCCCCAGTTGCTTGCGTGGGTAAGGAGGGCGCGTACGAGCAGTGGGTGGTATTGCGGATCGGGCAATGCTGCGTCCTGGGCGTCGGGTGCGCCTGCTTCCAGGATGTCGAACAGGCGACTCGCCTCGCGCGTCACCAATGCGGTGGCGTTGCTGGTGCCGACCGTAAACACGGTGTTATTGGTCGCGCCAGCTCGTCCGGGAGCGGCTACTTGGAGGCCAGGGCCCGCGATTGCTGTATGGGCCGGCTCGATGGTGACTGTTTCGTCACCGGGCGTGGTGATCGGGCGGGTGTAGAGCGCCCTTCCGCCGGTGTGGTGGAGGTCCGGCTTGACGGATCGATCGACACCTGGACCTGTCGCACCGTAGTGAGCGGGCGCGCCTGGGTGGGTGATGTCCCAGACGGTGTCGGGCACGTCGATGTCTCCGAGTCCATCTTCGTGAGTGGCGCCAATGGTGAGTGCGTTGAGTGCGTCGCCCGGGGGCAAGATGCCCCGTAGGAGCGCGGCGTCGTAGACGGAACGAGTTGCCGCTGACCGTGCGGCGTTGGAATCTGTAAGGTTCGCGGCGGGGATGATAATCGGGTCGCTGTGGTTGCCTGCGCTCACGATGAAAAGCAGGTTGTAAGAGTGGGCGAGCCAGTCGAGCAGACGTCCGACGGGGCTCATTCTCCTCACGAGGGCTCTCGCTTGGGCACCAATGGAGAGGTTGACGATTCGGACGCTGGGTGCCACTGCTGCCCTTCCCCCTTCGCCCTCGACAATGCGCTTGATGGCCTGGTGTAGGAGGTCGGTGAGGAGTCTGTTGGGGAGGATCTGCTCGTACCCCGCGGCGAACTCGTGGGGCCGCATGATGGGTCGCACGTACAAAGGGCGGTCCAGAGGTTCGCCGCCGATGGAGAGGTCGCCTTGCACGATGAGTGAGGCCATCGCAGTGCCGTGGTTGCGTGATGACAGCGGGTAGCTTTCAGCAAGGCCGTCAGGGTCATCGACCACTAGCCTGCCTGAGAGGGCGTCGTGGTTCGGAAACGGAAGCCCGTCAAGGAGTGCGATGCGCGGCAACCCATCCACTCGATCTCCGGATGGGAGTCGAACTTCGGCGACAGGTTCGAGGGTAGGTGGCGCGACGCTCATGGGCGTGAACGGGCTGACGAACATGACCTCGTCGGTTGTGAGCAGTCGGATGGACGCCGCGCCATTGTTGAGTACGGAATGAACTTGTTGGATAGGAAGTTCCGCGAGCACCGCGTGATAGCCGATGTCGCCGATCTGTGAGTGGTCGATGATTCGTCCACCGCTGGCAGCGATGGTTTGTTCAACGTGGGTCTGGGCGCTGACGCGCTGCACCGCGTCGTGTCGGTACCAAAGTTCGATTTCGACCATGACCGTGCTGAAGGACTGTCCGACGAGGTCGAGGGTTTCCTGCCACTGCTCGCGCAGCCCTGTCTCACGGATGCGGTCCTCTGGACCCCATCGTCGGATCGCGGTCAACTGTTGGAACGCCGACTTGAACTTGCCAAGGCCGTGCTCGAATGAGGCCGATGGATTTTCTTGCCACAGGGTGAACAATCTCAAGAGTTCTTCGATCGCCTTGGCGTTCGACATCACGAGGTACAGGGAGTGCGCGACGGGTTTGTCCGTGCGCCCAGCTTCCCGTTCGGCCATGTAGAAGTCGTCGTCCGGATCGGAGCGGTCCCCCAGCAACTCGGACAGGAACTCAAGACCGTCGATCTGGTCGATCGCGTTGCGGAAGTCCTTGATGCTGCCTGCGAGGTCGAAAACAACCACCAGTGCCGGATCAACTTCGTCGGGGGTTTCCGCGGAGAGACGCACCCGCTCGGCGTCGAACGCTGCGGTCAGGTCACCGAATTGAGGCGCTAGCCGCTCTCCTTGCCTGCCCGCACTGGGTTTGGATAGGCGCGGCATGTCTCGCGGAGTCTGCGTGGGCCGTTCGGCGACGACTGGCGGACCGAATGCCAGGAGCGGTCGGCGCTCCGCGGTCACGCAGTGGCCTGACCGCGCCTGTGCTCAAGACGTTCTTGCACAATCCGCCGTAGGTTACTCTCCGGCAGTTCCAGCACCGCTCGGCGGCGCACGTCGAGAGCAAACTCTTCCAGTTCGGAGTAGCTGGCTCCGGCGAGTTTGTCTGCCAATGTGCGTGGAGTGAAGCCGAGGTCACCGCCGAGCCGTGCGGCGAGCCGTTCGAGGAACCGCGTTGCTTCGGAGCGGCTCGGGGTTCAAGTTCGGCCCGAATCTGGAAGCGCCTCCATGCGGCGCGGTCGAGTAGTTCGCTGTGGTTAGTCGCGCCGACGAAGAGTACGTGCGCAGGGAGGCGGTCTATCTGGAGCAGCAAGGTGGACACGACGCGCTTGATCTCGCCCGTCTCGTGCTGATCTGACCGCTCCTTCGCGATGGTGTCGAGTTCGTCGAAGAACAATACGCATCGTCGCGTGCGCGCGAACTCGAAGGCGTTGTCGAGTCTGGCGGCTGTCTCGCCGAGGAAGCTAGACATGACGCCTTCGTAACGAATCACGTAGAAGGGGAGCATCAGTTCGGAAGCGATAGCCTCCGCAACACTGGTCTTACCGTTGCCCGGGGGGCCGGACAGTAGGAGCCGGTTGCGAGGTTCGATCCCGTAACTGCGGAGCAGCTCAGCGCGCTTCTGCTCCTCAATCAGTTCTGTGACGACCCGCCGTGGAACGGGGGCGAGTTCAAGGTCATCGAGGCGACGGCTGGGGACGACTTCGTGAACCAGGTCTCGAATCGCGGTGGCGCGATCATCGCGGACAAGCCCTTGCCCGGTCGTGGTGATCAGCTCAGAGAGACGGTCCGCCACTAGGTGGTGCTGGTTGGCACGCTCTTCGGCGATCACCGCTTCTACGAGGGTGCGGAACCGATCACGGTCCCCGTGACGCTCGGCCTCAACGAGGTCCAGAAGCAGGTCGGCGCGCGCCATCTCTCGCCTCCCTCAGTTGAGTGCTGACATCCTTCGCCCATCCTACCGGTGGCGGTCATGAGGCTACTGAGCCGCGCCGACATCCACGGCACGATGTGAGCGTGAGACCTCCCTGAGGCGAACACGAATCAACAGGACGAGGCTGATGGGCCCGATGAAGGCGAACTTCAGCGCGTTCCAGATGAACAGCAGCACCAAGAGATGCAGCCACCCGGGACCGCCGTTCTCAGCGAGTTGCGCGCAGATGCTCGCGGCGTACAGGTACGGGATCGCCAGCAGCATCGCTGGGACTCCCCATCGCAGGCCGCGCCTGGTGCGGATTGCGTCGAGCAGGATGTTGGTGGGCATGTAGCGGCGCAGGAAGTACCGGGTGCGAACGCTGAGCGCCCAGATGAGTCGGAACATGGACAGTCCTCTTCGAGGGTTCGGCGACAAGAACCTGAAAGGACCGCCCGTTGCCGGGGAAGGTCATACTGTCGCGAGGAGCGACAGCGCCAATATAGAGGCCGCCTCGACATCTACGATACGACTTCGCGGCGACACCGGGAAGGGCCGGCGATCAGAACGAACGGCCCAGTGGCTCGCGTCCACGTTGCCGCCCCGGCGCCTCTTCCGGGCCTGCTGTGACACTACGTGCCCCGTCGAGCGCCGCCTTCGCACGGGCGGCATCGATCTTCTGCGCGGTCGCCACCGGGGTGGGGCCGAGAGGAGTGTCGTCGGTGATGCCATATCGGTCGCGGTAGGCGGCCACGATGCGGGTATTCCTTAGCCAGGCGTGTCGCTTTGCCTCCGGGCGAGGTGGCGAGCCGAGAGCTTTCGTCCACACGGCTACTTGGCTGAGGGCGCTGTCGAGCACGGCATCGGCTCGCTTTTCGATCAGGTCGCGTCGTTCGTCGAGTGCTTGGCGCATGTCGTGGGCCATGGGACCGCTCGCAGCGGGGACAAGTCCTGCGATCAGCCGCGGCGCCTCGCGTACGCGGCCGGAGCGTGCCGGGCCTGCGGTTGCCCGCGCCACCCGGTGGTGGAGGACCGAGGCGATGTCGTCGGCGTCACCGAATCCCCGCGCCGCCACGAGACGCGGGAGCAAGCGGTCGAGATCGTGATGGTTTGCCTCGGCCCGACGTAGCTCGGCAGTCAGAGCCCCGAACGCATCGGAGTCGACAGCAGCGCTTGCCTGATCTTCTGTAAGACCAGAGTCGCGGATGAGAGCCGCCCAGCGGTCGCGCTGAGCGGCCGCCGCGATGGTCTCGTACTCGGCGGCGAGCTGGGCGACCGAGCCCCACTGTTCGTGTTCGTTGGTGATGGTCTCGTTCGCGGACAGCCCGGCACCGACGTGTTGCAGGACGCCGTAGAGCACGGAACGTGCTGTGGCGTCGGGGTTGTCGCCCGGGTGCGGGGCGGCGTGGTTGTCGTCGGCTCGGTCGAGGACCACATAGGCGTGGTTGGAGCGCTTGCCGCGGGTCATCGAGACGTAGAAGTTCTCCCTCGTCGTGGTCGGCTCCACCAGGACGTGCGCGGTATCGGTGGTGATGCCCTGTGCGCGATGAGCCGTGACTGCGTAGCCGAGGTCAACGTGCTCAGCCACGTACGCAGCCGGGAGCACGATCGCTCCGCCGAAGCGGCGTCCAGTTCGGCGGATGGTGACCGAGCCGTCGTCGCGGACGTCCTTGATGGCCCAGGTGTCGCCGTTGCGGACCCAGTCCTTGCCGTTGCGCAGCCTGCGGTTGTTGCGGCGGGTGATGATCGTGTCCCCGCGCCGGCCATCGTCCCGTCAGCGAGTTCGACTTCTGGGCCTGGCATCAAGGTGCCGTCGAGGATGAGGTCTGCGCGGGCGCGGGTGTTGAGCGCGGTCGCCTGGTCGCGGGTCTCCGCGACCAGCACCGATGCAAGTCCTGACTCTCTGTCAGCTCGCCATGCCGAGTAAGCGGCATCGGTCATCAGATCGGCCTCACCGCCTCGGATGCGGTCGTGGTCGAGGTAGGTGCCGATCACTGCCGTGCGTCCGTGCCGTAATGCGAGTGATGCTGTCTTCTCCCACGCGTTCGTGAAGCGGTGGACGTCAACCAGCTCCGGCGCATCGTCCCGGTCGGCTACCAGGAGATTGAACGCGCCGCCTGCGTCTACGGACTGGAGCTGGGCGAAATCGCCGACCAGCAGCACCTTCGCTCCTGCCCGCTCTGCCAGGTGCGTGATCCGATCTAAGGACAGGGTGCCGGCCAGCGAGGCCTCGTCGATGATGACGAGCTGACATGCGTCAAACGAGGTCCTGTGTACAAGGTGGTTCTGCCACCATTTCGCCGTGTTCTCGGTCTGGATGCCGAGATCGTCTGCCAGCACTTGCGCGGCCACCGCGGACGGCGCGAGTCCGACCACGGACCCTCTGCCGTGTTCGGCTTCCCACGCGCGGCGCAGGGCATTCATGGCCGTCGTCTTGCCCGCGCCGGCGGGACCGACGAGTACGTCGAGCATCCGGCCAGAGACGGCAATCTTCATGAGCGCGTCGGCCTGGTCCTCACTCAGCATCCGACCTTCGGCGTCGGGGCGAGAGGTGATCTTCTCGACCGAACGCACCGAGACCGCGGGTGCCGTCAACGCGCGTGAGCGGTCGAGTAGTCGGTCTTCGGCGGCCAGCAACAGCTCGGAGGAGAACACGGTCGAGTGCTTGGGCCGGAACACGCTGGTTCCATCGACGCGACGGAATGCCGCCGGACTGGTGGCAAGGTCCGGTGGGGTCAGCCGCAGCGACGCCTGTTCGGCAGCGTCAGCAATCATTCCGACGATCGCCTCTCGGTCCTGCATGGACGCGAAGCGCCAGTGCATCGTCTGCCGCGAGGCCTCAGCCATCAGGTTCCATCGCCGCCAGGTCGACCGCTTCTCACCGACGATCTCAACTACCGCGGTACCGAGTTCTTCGATGGCGTCCAACGGCACGTCGTCGGCGCGCAGCAGGAGCGGGCTGTTGTTGCCCGTGAGGTTGCGCGCCCAGGTAGTGGCGTCTTGACCGAGAACGGCGGTGGCGCGCGATCGCCATTCGACAGTGAGGTCAGCCAGCGACCGGACCTCCTTGTCGGGCCGTGTGGAGAGGGTTGCTTGGGCGCGCAGCTTCAGGATCGTCGCCGGGGGTGGCCGCCTGCCGTGTTTGCTCACGTAGTCGGCGATGAGGCGGTCGGTCTCGGTATCAATGTGCCGGGCGCGAGTCGAGAACTCGGCCACCAACTCCTCCGGCACGCGGCTGATCGCCCATGCGGGATTGCGGTCACGACCCCTGTCACGGGCTTCCCACTCGACGCCGAAGGTGCGGGTCATGTGGTCGGCGAAAACGGCCTCGTGCAATTCGGATAGCGCGACGACGGCGGCGTGCATCGGCCGTCCATCGAGGCTCCGCCACTTCCCGTCGAGAGCGGTCTGGACCTTGTTGGAGATGACGACGTGGGTGTGCAGATGGGGATCACCGGCACGGGAGTCGAAGTGATCGAAGGCCGTCGCAACCAGTCCCGTGACATCGACCTGCGCAACGGCTCCGTCGCCGGCGGTTGCACCGGTGCGAGTGGCTGCAACCTCGCGTTCCATGAATGCAACTACCTCAGCAACTGCCGTGTGGTGCGCCTCCCCTATCAACGCCTGCGTCCCTGCATCCGCGACCGCCCACAACGCGGATGCAGACTTCGGAATCGAGAAGGTGAAGTCGAACCCGGCCACCGCCCGTCGCGTCCCGCGCTCGGTCTCCTCGGCCTGGATTTGCGCGACCGCGTCTCCCATTGCACCGGGAGACATAGTTGAGTCGAGGTCTGCGATCCGCGCGTCGATCCGCTCTGAGACGGACTTGTAGGCCGGGAACGCTAACCCGAGGGGATCTCCAGTGATCGGGTCACGGCCCATCCCCATCAGGAGCTGGAGCTGCGCCTCGGACACCCGATCACCCACCGCGAGCTGGCCGCTCCCGAGGGCCGCGACGCCCGACCCAAGCCATCGGCCCGGCGGGGTTCCCGCCTCGGCGTAGTAGCGAGTCAAGGGCGTAGAAAACGATCTGTCGCCGTCTGCGGCGGCTACCGTACGCAGGAGGTACTTGTAGCCGTCACCGGCGGACATCACTCGCATCGAGACCGTCACACGCAGCAGGTGTGCCTGCCCGCGCTTGGCGCTGCCGGTCGCCTCAGGCGGGCAGCCTCTTGCAGGCGAACTCCCCGATCTGGTCCTCGATGAGGAACTCGTCGCCAACCAGGTCCGCGTACATGGCCGCGATGCCTTCCGGTTCGCCCGCGGCTCGGAAGCGGATGCGGTCAGAGTCCGTATGGATCAGATAGGCGCTGCACTCGCACGAAGTCATGAATGCGTAGAACTGCCCCTGGTGCGCTTCTTGCAATAGCGCCGCGGGGTAGTAGATGTCGTGCTTGTGGCACAGCGCCGGGACTTTGATTGCACCGTTCTCGAAGGCGCTCTGCGGGAGGTGAGCTGCGTGAGACCAGGGTTGCAGCCGCACCTCCCCACCCGTTGCGCGCAACGTCCCCCCATCCGCGAGAGCGAGCAGAGACGTCTCCGTGCACGTCTGCCCCACTGGCCACATCACCGACGTTTCCGACGGCCACAACTGTGGCATCCCCAGCTCCGTCTTCGTGTCTGCCTGAAGGCCTGGAGTGGTGAACCGCACGCCGTGCAGGAGGAGCGCCCCGAGGACGATCGTCATCGCGTAGCCCTGGGGCAGCGGCGGCTCGGGAAAGTCTGGGATGCGAACCGTCAGCGGAGTGACGCGTACAGCCGAGAATCCCTTGACTCCCTCGAATCGGCCGACCCAGAACTGGCTGAAATCCAGCGGTTGCACCAGCTCGCGGCGCTCGTAGAGTGCCCTGTACTCCGACGGGGCGAGCCCGTAGCCGTTTTCTCGCTGCTCCTTGCTAGAGAGGAGCATCGCTGTCAGCGCGGTCTTCTGCACCCACGTTGCGATCGCCGCCTGGTCTTCCAGCGCGATCGTCCCGGGCTCGTCGAGGACCAACGGGGTCAGCACTCGCTGCGCAACCGTTTCGAGGTTGCTCATCCACCCGTTGTTACACGAGCCGCAGAAGCTCTTCACCGTTTGCCGGAACGGGGGCTGCTCCCCCATGTCGCGCGGCAGAGCATTTATCGGGCCCGCGTGATGACGCATCGGAGCGAGATCCAAGCCAGTCCTGCTCACCCACTGACCGAAAACGTGCTCGCGAGTCAGGGGCCCCACCGACCCGCAAAAAGCACAAGATTCAGGCATGCACCCATTCTCCGGCACGGGTGCCGCTCCTCGACCTGCAAGAGGCGTGGCAGCTCTGGGCGCGAAGCCGCTTCGGACAGCGAGACCGGCTGCCCGAGACCGCGGGTGCTTCGGGGCGAGCGGAACGGCCCTGGCGAGAGTTCAGCCGTGTCCTGTACACTGATCAGATGCATTTGTACTTCCTGTGACGGCTGAGTAGGCCCACCGCGCTCGTTGAGTAACTCCGAGCCCGCGGCGGCCGCTCGTTCTGACCCTTCCTAGGGTCGCCGTCATTTGCGTACCCGATTGCCTCTCGGCTTCTGGTGCGCCGTATCGAAGGATTCGAATGCTCACCCCTACCAACCGTCATCCGGCGCGCCATCACGCGCAGCTCACTGCCACCGACGTCTCTGTGATGAGGGGCACGATGTCTGTGCTTAATTACGTCAACCTCGTCGTCACGCCCTCATCCCGAGTCGCGATCGTGGGAGAGAACGGGCGCGGAAAGTCCACCCTCCTGCACGTCCTGGCCGGCACATTGCCGCCCGATAGCGGAACTGTGCAACGCATTGGCACTCTTGGTCTCGCCGAACAGGAGATGACAGCTGCCGACGAGAGAACCGTTGGCCAGGCTGTGGCGGACTCAATCGCCGAACCGCTTGCGGCGTTGGCGACATTCGATGCAGCCGCTCGCGCGCTTGCCAACGGAATAGATGGAGCCGCAGAGGAGTACGCCGCCTCGTTGGAACTCGCCGAGGCGCTCGATGCCTGGGATGCCGAGCGGCGCGTGCAGATAGCGCTCGAAGCCCTGGAGGCGGAGACCGACAAGACTAAGTTGCTCGCTGATCTATCTGTGGGGCAGAGGTATCGGGTCCGCTTGGCTTGCCTCCTAGGCGCGGACCATGACTTCCTTCTACTCGACGAGCCCACCAACCATATTGATCGCAGCGGACTCGATTTCTTGACGGCGCAGCTCCGAAGTCGCAGCGGCGGTGTGGTCGTTGTCAGCCACGATCGAGCCCTGCTGTCCGACATTGCGGACACCGTTGTCGATCTTGACCCGACACTGGATGATCGCCCGCGCATCTACGGCAGCGGTTACTCCGGATACAGGGAGGGGCGCCAAGCCGAACGCGTCCGGTGGGAGCAGGATTACGACCGCCAGCAAGCCGAGCATGCCCGCCTGCAGGAGAGCCTTAGCGCCGCACAGAACAGGCTCGTCTCGGGATGGCGTCCGGAAAAGGGCACCAATAAGCACGGCCGCGCAACCCGCGCCGGCGGGCTCGTGCAGAACGTGCACCGGCGCCAGGAAGTCCTCGAAGCTCACGCCATTACGGTCCCGAACCACCGCAGCTCTTCCGGTTCCCCGACCTTCCGACAAGGACCGGGGCCGTCCTCATTGATGTTGACAACGTCAGTGTCGCAGGGCGGCTGACCGAGCCGGTTTCGTTCTCGCTCTCACACCGTGGCCGCCTCGTGGTGACCGGACCGAACGGCGTCGGCAAGTCGACGCTGCTGAGCATCGCCGCTGGCGATCTGAGTCCGGACACCGGAACTGCTCGGTGTCCTCGTGGAACGCGGCTGGGCTACCTCCGCCAGGAAACTGCCCTGCCAGAGGACCGGAGGGTCAGCGAGCTATATGCCGCGCACGTCGGCGAACTCATCGCCGCAGGCGTCATGGAATCCTCGGAAGCCATCGGCCTCTCACAACTCGGTCTCCTGCGTCCGCGTGAGGCGAGCAAGCGCGTGGGAGAGCTGTCGATGGGGCAACAGCGCCGACTTGATCTGGCCCTCGTGCTCGCGACACGTCCCCACGTGCTGCTGTTGGATGAACCCACCAATCATCTCTCCATTGCGCTCGTTGAAGAACTCACCGAGGCTCTCGG is a genomic window containing:
- a CDS encoding sulfate permease — its product is MFRLIWALSVRTRYFLRRYMPTNILLDAIRTRRGLRWGVPAMLLAIPYLYAASICAQLAENGGPGWLHLLVLLFIWNALKFAFIGPISLVLLIRVRLREVSRSHRAVDVGAAQ
- a CDS encoding AAA family ATPase; translation: MARADLLLDLVEAERHGDRDRFRTLVEAVIAEERANQHHLVADRLSELITTTGQGLVRDDRATAIRDLVHEVVPSRRLDDLELAPVPRRVVTELIEEQKRAELLRSYGIEPRNRLLLSGPPGNGKTSVAEAIASELMLPFYVIRYEGVMSSFLGETAARLDNAFEFARTRRCVLFFDELDTIAKERSDQHETGEIKRVVSTLLLQIDRLPAHVLFVGATNHSELLDRAAWRRFQIRAELEPRAAPKQRGSSNGSPHGSAVTSASLHAHWQTNSPEPATPNWKSLLSTCAAERCWNCRRVTYGGLCKNVLSTGAVRPLRDRGAPTAPGIRSASRRRTAHADSARHAAPIQTQCGQARRAASASIR
- a CDS encoding S8 family peptidase, with the protein product MPRLSKPSAGRQGERLAPQFGDLTAAFDAERVRLSAETPDEVDPALVVVFDLAGSIKDFRNAIDQIDGLEFLSELLGDRSDPDDDFYMAEREAGRTDKPVAHSLYLVMSNAKAIEELLRLFTLWQENPSASFEHGLGKFKSAFQQLTAIRRWGPEDRIRETGLREQWQETLDLVGQSFSTVMVEIELWYRHDAVQRVSAQTHVEQTIAASGGRIIDHSQIGDIGYHAVLAELPIQQVHSVLNNGAASIRLLTTDEVMFVSPFTPMSVAPPTLEPVAEVRLPSGDRVDGLPRIALLDGLPFPNHDALSGRLVVDDPDGLAESYPLSSRNHGTAMASLIVQGDLSIGGEPLDRPLYVRPIMRPHEFAAGYEQILPNRLLTDLLHQAIKRIVEGEGGRAAVAPSVRIVNLSIGAQARALVRRMSPVGRLLDWLAHSYNLLFIVSAGNHSDPIIIPAANLTDSNAARSAATRSVYDAALLRGILPPGDALNALTIGATHEDGLGDIDVPDTVWDITHPGAPAHYGATGPGVDRSVKPDLHHTGGRALYTRPITTPGDETVTIEPAHTAIAGPGLQVAAPGRAGATNNTVFTVGTSNATALVTREASRLFDILEAGAPDAQDAALPDPQYHPLLVRALLTHASNWGDWEPRLRRELGLSNQQARRSLTALLGYGRLDASRLGTAATNRAVLVGGGLIARNQRHTYDLPLPPSLRARAEWHRFTITLAYMVPTVGQLTRYRGAKVYFATPDTSLAGGDRTDAEHNAVRRGSLQHEIVQGTRTMVFGDGDAFPIHVECMDDAQRLRAGKTVRYALVVSVETAEETSTTIHDEVRAQLRQRISDRTRERIQGNG